A region from the Geobacter benzoatilyticus genome encodes:
- a CDS encoding glutaredoxin domain-containing protein: MKKITALALLLAATLVTAHGQAVGAPDAGQSKIDAKAAKPHDYPKVVLYSVAWCPHCKEAKEYFTARNIPFINKDVELDEKALDELTRKYKSQGVPVIVLDDKKVIKGFSPDAFEKAVKEIQSKK; the protein is encoded by the coding sequence ATGAAGAAAATTACGGCCCTGGCCCTACTCCTCGCGGCCACCCTTGTAACAGCCCACGGCCAGGCGGTGGGTGCTCCCGATGCCGGCCAGAGTAAAATCGACGCCAAGGCGGCAAAGCCCCACGACTACCCTAAGGTCGTCCTCTACTCGGTGGCCTGGTGCCCCCACTGCAAGGAAGCCAAGGAATACTTCACCGCCAGGAACATCCCTTTCATCAACAAGGATGTTGAACTGGACGAGAAAGCCCTGGACGAGCTGACCAGGAAGTATAAGAGCCAAGGGGTGCCGGTCATCGTCCTCGACGACAAGAAGGTGATCAAGGGGTTCTCCCCCGACGCATTCGAGAAGGCGGTGAAGGAGATTCAGTCTAAGAAGTAA
- a CDS encoding EamA family transporter, protein MLKTFIIMLMAVTAGTIGDILLAKGMKELGDLSAMNLRGILNVAGQALTSPKLIFGTMMLAVFFFLWLAVLSWEDLSVALPMQALNYVLVAFLSQWFLGETVSPLRWTGTVLVCVGVMLITKSGAQ, encoded by the coding sequence ATGCTTAAAACGTTCATCATTATGCTTATGGCCGTTACGGCCGGTACCATCGGCGATATCCTCCTCGCCAAGGGAATGAAGGAGCTGGGAGACCTCTCCGCCATGAACCTGCGGGGAATACTCAACGTGGCTGGCCAGGCCCTCACTTCGCCGAAACTAATCTTCGGCACCATGATGCTGGCGGTATTCTTTTTCCTCTGGCTGGCGGTCCTCTCCTGGGAAGACCTTTCCGTTGCCCTTCCCATGCAGGCCCTGAACTACGTCCTCGTGGCGTTCCTTTCCCAGTGGTTCCTGGGAGAAACGGTTTCCCCCCTGCGCTGGACCGGCACCGTACTGGTCTGCGTCGGCGTCATGCTCATCACCAAGAGCGGAGCCCAGTAA
- the hpnK gene encoding hopanoid biosynthesis-associated protein HpnK, with amino-acid sequence MKELIINADDFGLSDGVNKAVIKAWQEGILTSTSLMVGGGSFHEAVHLAKANPGLQVGLHLTLVQGRAVGEHATFPRICDSKGFFTDDPVHAGMRYYFVRPFRKQLRREIEAQIEAFLQTGIPLSHIDGHLNIHMHPTVFDILCELMPKYGITSFRLSRENLRSDLAIDRSRLLGKAADAFIFSKLANRCRPALDRLGVGYTGEVKGLLNSGRMTEAYLLNALETLGDGVTEIYFHPGCLPCAEITRRMPDYRHEEELAALTSPRVKARLKELGIGLRNYRGEVKQVVGTGDEKPGKP; translated from the coding sequence ATGAAAGAGCTCATCATCAATGCCGATGACTTCGGCCTTTCCGACGGAGTCAACAAGGCGGTAATCAAAGCCTGGCAGGAGGGGATACTCACATCCACGTCTCTCATGGTCGGGGGGGGCTCCTTCCACGAGGCGGTGCATCTGGCCAAGGCGAACCCCGGGCTTCAGGTGGGGCTTCATCTTACCCTTGTCCAGGGACGGGCGGTGGGAGAGCATGCAACTTTCCCCCGGATATGCGATAGCAAGGGTTTTTTCACCGATGACCCGGTCCATGCGGGGATGCGGTATTATTTTGTACGCCCCTTCCGCAAGCAGTTGCGCCGCGAAATCGAAGCACAGATCGAGGCGTTTCTCCAAACAGGAATCCCCCTTTCCCACATCGACGGACATCTGAATATCCACATGCATCCGACGGTATTCGATATCCTCTGTGAGCTGATGCCCAAATACGGCATTACCAGCTTTCGCCTGAGCCGGGAAAATCTGCGCTCCGACCTGGCCATCGATCGCTCCCGGCTTTTGGGCAAGGCGGCTGATGCCTTCATCTTCTCGAAACTGGCGAATCGCTGCCGTCCCGCCCTGGACCGGCTCGGAGTCGGTTATACGGGGGAAGTTAAGGGGCTCCTCAACTCTGGGCGGATGACCGAAGCATACCTCCTCAATGCCCTTGAAACCCTGGGTGATGGTGTCACGGAGATTTACTTCCACCCCGGCTGCCTCCCCTGCGCCGAGATTACCCGTCGCATGCCCGATTACCGGCACGAGGAGGAGTTGGCGGCCCTTACCAGTCCCCGGGTGAAAGCGCGCCTGAAGGAGCTGGGCATCGGGCTCAGGAACTACCGGGGAGAGGTGAAGCAGGTGGTGGGGACCGGGGACGAGAAACCGGGGAAACCTTAA
- the hpnJ gene encoding hopanoid biosynthesis associated radical SAM protein HpnJ, with the protein MKPLFLNPPTYEDFDGGAGARYQASREVTSFWYPTWLCFPAGMIEGSRVVDAPVQRFTIDDCLTIARDFDMVVMYTSTPTLALDIATARRIKEQKPATVTVLTGPHVSVLPEETLRQGEGVIDIVCRGEFDYTTKELCEGREWEKVDGISFRKDGKIHHTPDRPPIQDLDALPFVAPVYKRDLPISEYVIPHFKNPYVSIYSSRGCPSKCIYCLWPQTFSGRAMRTRSPQNVYEEVKWIVDNIPEMRELSFDDDTFTADRNHAREVAAKLKPLGISWTINARANCDYETLKVMREAGLRHVVVGYETGNEQILKNIKKGVTKSQAIEFTRNCKKLGLSVHGAFIMGLPGETRDTIRETIEYAKALDLNSIQASLASPYPGTEFWDLCRQEGWIASEAYIDDTGHQMCVINYPHLSNKEIFDAVETFYNKFYFRPKYIGRSIMKMIVDGEERKKLLKEGKQYLEYMRKRKAAGPSC; encoded by the coding sequence ATGAAACCGTTGTTCCTCAATCCCCCCACATACGAAGATTTCGATGGCGGCGCCGGCGCCCGCTACCAGGCATCCCGCGAGGTAACTTCTTTCTGGTACCCCACCTGGCTCTGCTTCCCTGCCGGAATGATCGAGGGCTCCCGCGTGGTGGACGCGCCGGTGCAACGCTTTACCATCGATGACTGCCTGACCATTGCCCGGGACTTCGACATGGTGGTGATGTATACCTCCACCCCGACCCTTGCCCTGGACATTGCCACGGCCCGCCGCATCAAGGAGCAGAAACCCGCCACGGTGACGGTACTCACCGGCCCCCACGTTTCCGTTCTCCCCGAGGAGACCCTGCGCCAGGGTGAAGGGGTTATCGATATCGTCTGCCGGGGCGAGTTCGACTACACCACGAAAGAGCTCTGCGAGGGGCGCGAGTGGGAAAAGGTCGACGGGATCAGCTTCCGGAAGGATGGGAAGATCCACCACACCCCGGACCGGCCGCCGATCCAGGATCTGGACGCGCTCCCCTTCGTGGCACCGGTCTACAAGCGCGACCTCCCCATCTCGGAATACGTAATCCCCCACTTCAAGAACCCCTACGTCTCCATCTACTCCAGCCGCGGCTGCCCCTCCAAGTGCATTTACTGCCTCTGGCCCCAGACCTTCTCGGGCCGGGCCATGCGAACCCGCTCCCCCCAGAACGTCTACGAAGAGGTGAAGTGGATCGTGGACAACATTCCCGAGATGCGGGAACTCTCCTTCGATGACGATACCTTCACCGCTGACCGCAATCATGCCCGAGAAGTGGCCGCCAAGCTTAAGCCCCTGGGGATTTCCTGGACCATCAATGCTCGGGCCAACTGCGATTACGAAACCCTCAAGGTCATGCGTGAGGCTGGGCTTCGCCATGTGGTGGTGGGTTACGAGACCGGCAATGAGCAGATTCTCAAGAACATCAAGAAGGGTGTCACCAAGTCCCAGGCCATCGAGTTTACCCGAAATTGCAAAAAGCTCGGCCTCTCCGTCCACGGCGCCTTCATAATGGGGCTCCCCGGCGAAACTCGCGACACTATCCGGGAGACCATCGAATACGCCAAAGCCCTGGACCTTAACTCCATTCAGGCTTCCCTGGCGTCCCCCTATCCCGGCACCGAGTTCTGGGACCTCTGCCGGCAGGAAGGGTGGATCGCCTCCGAGGCCTATATCGACGACACCGGCCACCAGATGTGCGTCATCAACTATCCCCACCTTTCCAACAAGGAAATCTTCGATGCGGTGGAGACCTTCTACAACAAGTTTTACTTCCGCCCCAAGTACATCGGCCGCAGCATCATGAAGATGATCGTTGACGGCGAGGAGCGGAAGAAGCTCCTCAAAGAAGGGAAACAGTACCTGGAGTACATGCGGAAGAGGAAGGCGGCAGGGCCTTCCTGCTGA
- a CDS encoding EAL and HDOD domain-containing protein has protein sequence MAEKKFFLGRQPILDCEQKLYGFELLFRSADTLHANVTDYLQASASVIFDALSSFGLIEILGKHKGFINVNADVLMSEALELLPPEKIVIELLEHVPITDTVIARCRELKDKGFSIALDDHVYEPVYEPLYEIVDVIKVDLIRTGMERLPAELETFRRWKPKLLAEKVETHEQYEICESLGFTYFQGYYFARPVVLTRTRVDVGRLAIVKLFNQLVAEVEIDELEGTFKQNPNLILNLLRLVNSVSVGLKQKITSMRHAIMVLGYHQLRRWAMMALFANTAQAVGDNPLLVMAATRARLMELIISEQPAALLDRDYPDRAFMTGILSLADALLKMPIEEVVAPLNLNEDVRQALLGREGELGVLLQLVEKIERDDFDGISPLIERFSFSMANLAPVQLAACNWVNGMDDTVK, from the coding sequence ATGGCAGAAAAGAAGTTTTTTCTCGGCCGCCAGCCGATCCTTGATTGTGAGCAGAAGCTCTATGGTTTCGAGCTCCTCTTCCGCTCGGCAGATACACTCCACGCCAATGTCACCGATTACCTTCAGGCCAGCGCCAGCGTCATTTTTGATGCCCTTTCCAGTTTCGGTCTCATTGAGATTCTCGGCAAACACAAGGGATTCATAAATGTGAATGCCGACGTTCTCATGAGCGAGGCGCTGGAACTTCTCCCCCCCGAAAAAATTGTCATTGAACTCCTCGAACATGTCCCGATAACCGATACTGTCATTGCCCGCTGCCGGGAGTTGAAGGATAAGGGTTTCTCCATAGCCCTTGACGATCATGTCTACGAGCCGGTTTACGAGCCCCTCTACGAAATTGTCGATGTAATAAAAGTAGATCTTATTCGTACCGGCATGGAGCGGCTGCCGGCTGAACTGGAGACTTTCCGGCGCTGGAAGCCGAAACTTCTGGCCGAGAAGGTGGAGACCCACGAGCAGTACGAGATTTGCGAGTCACTCGGGTTCACCTACTTCCAGGGATACTACTTTGCCCGCCCGGTGGTGCTGACCCGCACGCGCGTCGACGTGGGGCGGCTCGCCATCGTCAAGCTCTTTAACCAGCTGGTGGCTGAGGTGGAGATCGATGAACTGGAAGGGACCTTCAAGCAGAATCCGAACCTGATCCTCAATCTTCTGCGGCTGGTGAACTCTGTCTCCGTGGGGCTCAAGCAAAAGATTACCAGCATGCGCCACGCAATCATGGTGCTCGGCTACCACCAATTGCGACGCTGGGCCATGATGGCACTTTTCGCCAATACCGCCCAGGCGGTCGGGGACAACCCGCTGCTGGTCATGGCGGCAACCAGGGCCCGACTCATGGAGCTCATCATTTCGGAACAGCCCGCTGCGCTCCTTGATCGCGATTATCCCGACCGTGCCTTCATGACCGGAATATTGTCCCTTGCCGATGCGCTGCTCAAAATGCCCATTGAGGAAGTGGTTGCCCCCTTGAACCTGAACGAAGATGTCCGGCAGGCACTCCTTGGCCGGGAGGGTGAGCTGGGCGTTCTCCTCCAGCTTGTGGAAAAAATCGAGAGGGATGATTTCGACGGCATCTCGCCTCTCATCGAACGCTTCAGTTTCTCCATGGCAAATCTCGCCCCTGTCCAGTTGGCAGCCTGCAACTGGGTCAACGGCATGGACGACACCGTCAAATAG
- a CDS encoding protein-glutamate methylesterase/protein-glutamine glutaminase, which translates to MKKIKVLIVDDSAVVRQTMADILASDPRIEVLPPAADPFIAAERMREQVPDVITLDVEMPRMDGITFLKKIMSQHPIPVVMCSTLTETGSETALKALEYGAVEIIQKPKLGTKQFLEESRVRICDVVKAASQARLRKLSPRIGKEISPKLTADVILEKPASQAMIQTTDKVVVVGASTGGTEALRVFLEALPVDAPPIVIVQHMPEGFTRAFAQRLDGICRVTVAEAADNDTVMRGRALIAPGNRHTLLKRSGARYYVEIKDGPLVSRHRPSVDVLFRSAARYAGKNAIGVIMTGMGDDGARGMKEMKDAGAATIAQDEATCVVFGMPNEAIKRGGADRVLPLDAIAREVLKACG; encoded by the coding sequence ATGAAAAAAATAAAGGTACTCATTGTTGACGATTCGGCTGTGGTCCGTCAGACCATGGCCGACATCCTAGCCTCTGATCCACGGATCGAGGTTCTGCCTCCCGCTGCCGATCCATTCATAGCCGCCGAGCGGATGCGGGAGCAGGTTCCCGACGTTATTACCCTTGATGTGGAGATGCCGCGCATGGACGGCATCACCTTTCTCAAAAAGATCATGAGCCAGCACCCGATTCCGGTGGTCATGTGCTCGACGCTTACGGAGACCGGTTCGGAGACGGCTCTCAAGGCTCTGGAATACGGGGCGGTGGAGATTATCCAGAAACCGAAGCTCGGCACAAAACAGTTTCTGGAAGAATCTCGGGTAAGAATTTGCGACGTGGTTAAGGCGGCGAGCCAGGCCAGGCTCCGCAAACTTTCACCGCGAATCGGGAAGGAGATCTCGCCCAAGCTCACCGCCGATGTAATCCTTGAGAAACCAGCCTCCCAAGCCATGATCCAGACCACCGACAAGGTGGTAGTCGTCGGGGCATCCACCGGGGGAACCGAGGCGCTTCGGGTTTTTCTCGAGGCTCTTCCGGTGGATGCCCCGCCCATTGTCATAGTCCAGCATATGCCCGAGGGATTTACCCGTGCGTTTGCGCAGCGGCTTGATGGCATCTGCCGCGTTACGGTAGCAGAGGCGGCTGACAACGATACGGTCATGCGGGGAAGGGCGCTGATCGCCCCCGGCAACCGGCATACGCTTCTCAAGCGAAGCGGTGCCCGATACTATGTGGAGATCAAGGATGGCCCGCTGGTCTCCCGCCATCGCCCTTCCGTGGATGTGCTCTTCCGTTCGGCTGCCCGCTATGCCGGCAAAAACGCTATTGGGGTAATCATGACCGGCATGGGCGACGACGGCGCCAGGGGCATGAAGGAGATGAAGGATGCCGGCGCTGCAACCATCGCCCAGGACGAGGCTACCTGCGTGGTTTTCGGCATGCCCAACGAGGCCATCAAGCGGGGGGGGGCGGACCGGGTTCTTCCCCTTGACGCCATTGCCCGCGAAGTGCTGAAGGCTTGCGGGTAG
- a CDS encoding chemotaxis protein CheD, whose amino-acid sequence MIDISPDLARVYLKPGEFHFATSPTVVTTVLGSCVSVTMFDRFSGVASICHALLPEGPSADAFRYVDSSIIHMLEMFASHGVNRQRLEVKVFGGADMLYANGSRVGVGRRNVEIANQVLAASGLAVSMHDVGGTRGRKLFFVTHTGDVFLKRLNRGYGAEWPGR is encoded by the coding sequence ATGATCGACATCTCTCCCGACCTCGCAAGAGTTTACCTGAAACCGGGTGAGTTCCACTTTGCCACCAGTCCCACGGTGGTTACGACGGTTCTCGGTTCGTGCGTGTCGGTAACCATGTTCGATCGTTTTAGCGGTGTCGCCTCCATATGCCATGCATTACTGCCCGAGGGGCCCAGTGCGGATGCATTCCGATATGTAGATTCCTCCATTATCCACATGCTCGAAATGTTTGCTTCCCATGGAGTCAACCGGCAGCGCCTCGAGGTCAAGGTGTTTGGCGGCGCCGACATGCTCTATGCCAACGGGAGCAGGGTTGGGGTGGGGCGGCGCAATGTGGAGATAGCCAACCAAGTACTTGCTGCATCGGGCCTGGCAGTTTCCATGCATGATGTGGGGGGGACGCGGGGAAGAAAACTTTTTTTCGTAACCCACACGGGAGATGTTTTCCTGAAGCGGCTTAACCGCGGATACGGAGCAGAGTGGCCAGGGAGATAG
- a CDS encoding CheR family methyltransferase, translating into MLNSATDNRNLPAAMSDREFSRFAEFIYDQCGIKMPPVKKTMLEARLQKRLRMLGIGSFQDYADYLFSNDGAGQELVHLIDVVTTNKTDFFREPAHFDYLVSTALPGLAASRGTGFRKGLSLWSAGCSSGEEPYTLAMVLSEFAEHNQGFSYNILASDICTTVLDKAKTAIYLEERVEPVSLPLKRKYLLRGKDKQAGLVRIVPELRNRIRFRRLNFMDDDFGFREPFDIIFCRNVIIYFDKRTQERLINKFCRHLIPGGYLFMGHSETLSGLDVPLVQVASTIYRKPQ; encoded by the coding sequence ATGCTCAATTCAGCCACTGACAATCGAAATCTTCCGGCTGCCATGAGCGATCGCGAATTTTCGCGATTCGCCGAGTTTATCTATGACCAGTGCGGCATCAAGATGCCGCCTGTCAAGAAGACGATGCTGGAGGCCCGGCTTCAGAAAAGACTCCGCATGCTGGGCATAGGGAGTTTCCAGGATTACGCCGACTATCTTTTCAGTAACGATGGGGCAGGGCAGGAACTTGTTCATCTCATCGATGTGGTCACCACCAATAAGACCGACTTCTTCCGGGAGCCGGCCCACTTCGATTACCTGGTGAGCACGGCCCTTCCAGGTCTGGCGGCATCGCGCGGCACCGGCTTCCGCAAGGGGCTTTCTCTCTGGAGTGCCGGTTGTTCCAGCGGGGAAGAACCCTATACCCTTGCCATGGTCCTTTCGGAATTCGCCGAACACAATCAAGGGTTCAGCTATAACATCCTTGCCTCCGACATCTGCACCACCGTCCTGGATAAGGCGAAGACGGCAATCTACCTGGAGGAGAGGGTCGAGCCGGTCTCTCTTCCCCTCAAACGGAAGTACCTTCTTCGGGGGAAGGACAAGCAAGCGGGACTCGTGCGCATCGTTCCCGAGTTGCGCAACCGCATCAGGTTCCGCCGGCTCAATTTCATGGATGACGATTTCGGCTTCCGTGAGCCCTTCGATATTATCTTCTGCCGCAATGTCATCATCTATTTCGACAAGCGAACCCAGGAACGGCTCATAAACAAATTTTGCCGCCATCTGATCCCTGGTGGATACCTCTTCATGGGACACTCTGAAACCCTGTCGGGGCTTGATGTCCCCCTTGTCCAGGTTGCCTCCACAATTTACCGGAAGCCGCAATGA
- a CDS encoding chemotaxis protein CheW has protein sequence MSVAAITETRQYLTFQLADEVFAVEVAKVREILEFTSITRVPQTPDFMRGVINLRGSVVPVMDMRLKFGLPETEKTVNTCIIVVEVDHEGETIIIGALADSVQEVFELEPDQVEPAPRIGTKLNTDFLLGMGKHDGQFIMILDIDRTFTGDEIVTAGAVSGEAA, from the coding sequence ATGAGCGTTGCAGCAATAACGGAAACCCGGCAGTATCTGACCTTCCAGCTTGCGGATGAGGTGTTCGCAGTGGAGGTGGCAAAGGTGCGCGAAATTCTGGAGTTCACTTCCATCACCAGGGTGCCTCAAACACCCGATTTCATGCGCGGAGTGATTAATTTGCGCGGGAGCGTGGTGCCGGTGATGGATATGCGCCTCAAGTTCGGCTTGCCGGAAACGGAGAAGACCGTCAATACCTGCATCATTGTCGTGGAAGTGGATCATGAGGGGGAAACCATCATCATCGGCGCCCTGGCCGATTCGGTGCAGGAGGTGTTCGAGCTGGAGCCCGACCAGGTCGAGCCGGCTCCCCGCATCGGGACCAAACTCAATACCGACTTCCTCCTCGGCATGGGGAAACACGATGGGCAGTTCATTATGATTCTCGACATCGACCGCACCTTCACCGGTGATGAGATTGTTACCGCCGGAGCGGTGTCGGGGGAAGCGGCTTGA
- a CDS encoding response regulator has translation MAKTIMTVDDSASVRQMVAFTLKQNGYDVVEAVDGKDALGKLGGVKVDMVITDLNMPNLDGIGLIKGVRALPAHRFTPIIMLTTESQDSKKTEGKAAGATGWIVKPFKPEQLIAVVKKVIG, from the coding sequence ATGGCCAAGACGATTATGACAGTTGACGATTCTGCCAGCGTGCGCCAGATGGTTGCCTTCACGCTCAAGCAGAACGGTTACGATGTGGTTGAGGCGGTAGATGGCAAGGATGCTCTGGGAAAACTGGGCGGCGTGAAGGTCGATATGGTGATTACCGACCTGAATATGCCTAACCTTGATGGCATTGGGCTCATCAAGGGGGTTCGGGCACTGCCTGCCCATCGCTTCACCCCGATAATCATGCTCACTACCGAAAGCCAGGATTCGAAAAAAACTGAAGGAAAGGCTGCGGGGGCCACCGGTTGGATCGTCAAGCCTTTCAAGCCCGAACAACTCATCGCGGTGGTGAAGAAGGTAATAGGCTGA
- a CDS encoding STAS domain-containing protein, with product MDALTIAREQPADQGAPLVLMVRGDLTIPFAGEFRVALIEAFNAAEMVVVNLEEVGSIDVTGLQLLCSAHREAYARRKSFGVEGLVNPVLSEVVELAGFRRHVGCSADTGKTCVWIGGCE from the coding sequence ATGGATGCATTGACGATAGCAAGGGAACAGCCGGCAGATCAGGGGGCGCCCCTTGTCCTCATGGTCAGGGGCGATTTGACAATCCCTTTTGCCGGTGAGTTCAGGGTGGCGCTCATTGAGGCCTTCAACGCGGCGGAAATGGTTGTCGTCAACCTGGAAGAGGTCGGCTCCATTGACGTTACGGGGTTGCAGCTGCTCTGCTCGGCTCATCGTGAGGCCTATGCCCGCCGGAAAAGTTTTGGCGTTGAAGGGCTCGTAAACCCCGTGCTGTCCGAGGTGGTGGAACTTGCCGGATTCCGGCGCCATGTGGGGTGCTCTGCTGATACGGGAAAAACCTGCGTCTGGATTGGAGGATGTGAATAA
- a CDS encoding methyl-accepting chemotaxis protein, which yields MALSLLRRFKVTPPQSSADFDPSSPVPVVPSPLTSHFGEWNERFSAIGSRLAHLNGSTEEEFLAIGARLHDFYSRAARIEGMSHEVADLILGEEIGRNMTALHGIVDRITDCLSRADEETGQSTTTLHTILSYIDNVNEPLEGFRRIIKNLHMLSTAVKIESARLGEGAVGFNTLAGDVERLSFSIKEKSTAILAEKDALAAMIGGALARVSATDTGHQQNVRNILDKTRTDLAALADINDRCSAAVGVVTSSSAETAESIAEVVTSLQFHDITRQQIEHVKEALEEVGLQLTAQPADPLKVAGEAADVSELQVAQLLHARDELSFAVARIVENLRDIAQLQTRMSDETRVMTGTADQAGHSFFVEMEAGIGRVTEGLAVNAAANRNLASAMESVVLSVRNIAGFVTDIEEIGSEIELIALNSQVKAANTGDGGAALGVLAESIQHLSVDARARTSAVSETLRKVTEVTEGLNREIHTDVRVIAEEVDGLIGEIRDLLGSVREVNERILRLLGRVDSEVQSLSHDIDQATGVMTVHETSSAVIDGVLAEIESIVHEVRQFVPASADHVKELRLRELADRYTMHSERKVHDSLFKGQASRTVPVPASAAAASCGAAEDDGFGDNVELF from the coding sequence GTGGCACTATCGCTTTTGCGCAGATTCAAAGTTACCCCTCCCCAATCCTCGGCGGATTTTGACCCCTCTTCTCCAGTTCCTGTTGTTCCTTCACCCTTAACCTCCCATTTCGGAGAGTGGAACGAGCGTTTCTCCGCCATCGGCAGCCGTCTTGCCCATCTCAACGGTTCCACCGAGGAGGAGTTCCTCGCCATCGGTGCCCGGCTCCATGACTTTTATTCCCGGGCGGCCCGGATCGAGGGAATGTCGCATGAGGTGGCCGACCTGATTCTTGGCGAAGAGATCGGCCGCAACATGACAGCTCTTCACGGTATCGTCGACCGTATTACCGACTGCCTCTCCCGTGCCGATGAGGAAACCGGCCAAAGCACCACGACACTTCATACAATCCTCTCGTATATAGATAATGTGAACGAACCCCTGGAGGGATTTCGCAGGATTATCAAAAATCTCCATATGTTAAGCACTGCGGTCAAGATTGAGAGCGCGCGACTCGGTGAAGGGGCGGTGGGATTCAATACCCTTGCCGGTGATGTGGAGCGTCTTTCGTTTTCCATCAAGGAAAAGTCGACTGCGATCCTTGCAGAAAAGGATGCTCTTGCCGCCATGATCGGCGGAGCCCTTGCGCGAGTTTCCGCTACCGACACGGGGCATCAACAAAATGTCCGCAACATTCTTGATAAAACCCGCACAGACCTCGCTGCCCTGGCTGATATCAACGATCGCTGCTCTGCGGCAGTCGGGGTTGTAACCTCCTCTTCCGCCGAAACTGCGGAAAGTATCGCCGAAGTGGTAACCTCTCTGCAATTCCACGATATAACCCGCCAGCAGATTGAGCATGTAAAAGAAGCCCTTGAAGAGGTGGGGCTGCAATTGACCGCTCAGCCGGCCGATCCGCTGAAGGTTGCCGGCGAGGCGGCGGACGTGAGTGAGCTTCAGGTGGCCCAACTGCTTCATGCCCGCGACGAACTGTCGTTTGCCGTTGCGCGTATTGTTGAGAACCTCCGCGATATCGCTCAGCTACAGACCCGTATGTCGGATGAGACCCGTGTGATGACCGGAACCGCCGACCAGGCAGGGCACTCTTTCTTCGTCGAAATGGAGGCCGGCATAGGGCGCGTTACGGAGGGCCTCGCGGTTAATGCCGCGGCTAACCGCAACCTGGCGTCTGCCATGGAGTCGGTGGTGTTGTCGGTGAGAAACATCGCCGGTTTTGTGACTGACATTGAGGAAATCGGCTCGGAAATCGAGCTGATCGCCCTCAACTCCCAGGTGAAGGCGGCCAATACCGGTGACGGCGGGGCTGCCCTCGGCGTGCTTGCCGAGTCGATCCAGCACTTGTCGGTCGATGCCCGTGCCCGGACCAGTGCCGTCTCCGAAACCTTACGGAAGGTAACGGAGGTGACGGAGGGGCTGAACCGGGAGATTCACACCGATGTCCGCGTCATTGCCGAAGAAGTGGATGGCCTGATAGGGGAAATCCGGGATCTTCTCGGCTCTGTCCGAGAGGTTAACGAACGTATCCTCCGTCTTCTCGGCCGTGTCGATTCAGAGGTGCAATCACTTTCTCACGATATCGATCAGGCCACGGGAGTGATGACGGTCCATGAAACTTCGTCGGCGGTCATTGATGGAGTCCTTGCGGAGATCGAAAGCATCGTGCATGAAGTGCGGCAGTTTGTACCCGCTTCTGCGGATCATGTGAAAGAGTTGCGGTTGCGGGAGTTGGCCGACCGGTACACTATGCACAGCGAGCGGAAGGTTCATGATTCCCTGTTCAAAGGGCAAGCATCACGGACCGTTCCGGTGCCGGCGTCTGCCGCGGCAGCATCCTGCGGAGCTGCGGAGGACGATGGGTTCGGCGACAATGTGGAACTGTTTTAA
- a CDS encoding response regulator, with product MKTLIVEDDFIARRKLEELFSPLGECDFATDGDEAVNAFRVAHDGKCPYDLICMDIMMPPLDGSTLLEDIRDIERELGVACAHEVRVIMTTALEDPKNLVDALYRGGAISYLVKPLNRQKLLKEIRRHGLM from the coding sequence TTGAAGACGCTCATTGTCGAGGATGATTTCATAGCCCGCAGAAAGCTGGAAGAACTTTTCTCCCCCCTGGGCGAGTGTGACTTTGCCACAGATGGGGACGAGGCTGTGAATGCCTTTCGAGTCGCCCATGACGGGAAATGTCCCTATGACCTGATCTGCATGGATATCATGATGCCGCCCCTGGATGGTTCTACGTTGCTGGAGGATATCAGGGATATAGAGCGGGAACTGGGGGTTGCGTGCGCCCATGAGGTGAGGGTAATCATGACCACCGCCCTTGAGGATCCCAAGAACCTCGTTGATGCGCTGTACCGTGGTGGAGCGATATCCTATCTCGTAAAGCCGCTTAACCGGCAGAAACTCCTGAAAGAGATTCGGCGCCATGGCCTGATGTAG